GGCAACCGACGGAGGCTATCGATGAGGGTGCACCAGCTGCTATCTCAATCTCActttctctcttcttcatctctctttttttctctctctttttgctatttttcttgagatatttatttttgaatttttctcaaaaagtttccatgaatttttttctagaaaagtttcataaaaaatcaaaaagttTCTCGAAAATTGGTCAGAAAAAGTTTTCCCTTAAAATTTAATTTCTCAAAAAGTTTTCCCTGAAACTTTTCCTAACAATTTTCCTCGTCAATTATTCCTGGAAAAGTCTTCTCAGGAGGAGCAGTTGAGCAAGGTTCAGTGGTCGCGCTTGCACCTGTTTATTTTGCGGAAGGGGAGGGTGGTCCATTCTCATCCTTCCCCGAACAAGGCCGTCGGAGTGCGCGTGAGTGGATGTGCTCACGGGAACAGCTGATAGGGGCAGATTCTAATCGAGAGTATTGTGGCATACCTGGCGGTGTTTTCTCCCGACTGGCCTGTCTCGTTCTCTTGAACAAGAAAATAACGGCAAGGAAGGTGACGACAAGTACTGTTCCAACTGGAAGGGCGATGGCAAGGGCCACATCTGTCTGCTTCTTTCCTGCATCACAAACAGAATCAAAAGGTAGAACATTATCAAACATGGTGTGCATTCAAAGTTCGTACTGGCCGGTGTCCACTTCTAGATTGCGATGAACTTGTCCTAACATTCAGGGGCGACAAAAAgtaaaagggaaaaggaaaggctgCACCTCATCGGTGAGTTCACGGCACCGGTACTAGGCGGAGAGGATAAGGACATGTAAAATGCAAGCTAAGCTGATTTGGCACGAGCGATAAAAGAGAGAATGTTGATATATCACTAAGCACCTGTATAAAAACTTTTCTCCCTACAATGTAAATGGGTACTTAAATAGTCCAACCGTCTTGTTACACACCTTGCTAAAAATCTTTTAACATATAATTAGAATGTAACTGTAAAAAACCATAGTATGTCCTGAAGCAACAAATACAAGAGAAAACAGGTAAAATATACGGTTTCGTAGTATGTATACGGTTACTTGTATATACATGCAGTGAAAAGCTCACCACGCCTTTCTCCGATGAAGCTGGACGGAGATGGAGCCAGAGGCGGCGGAGCGGGCGGCGCGTTGAGCGCGAGATTATAGTAGGTGTATATTTCCACACGCAGGTAGCAGTTGTATCCGAGCACCACCCCTCCCTGGTGCCCATAGCAGCAGCTTGGCAGCTGCTGCACCGAGTCCCGCAAGCACCGGTCGCACTCCGCCGCCGTCCGGTCCCTCATGCACTGCACCAGCCCGTACATGGTGCCGTTGGGTGCCCTGCGGTCGTACACTGCTTCCCCTGTCGCGAACATCGGCGCCACCGACGCTGACTCCGGCGTGCCATTGACGGCGCGCGCGGAGAGGCGTCTCATCAGCGCGTAGTACGTCCTCTCGAAGGCGTCCTTGTCGGAGACGTTCCGGTAGTTGTAGAACTCATTCCGGAAGCCTTCCTCGTAGGCCGTGGACTCGTTGGTGTCGGCGTAGCTGAGGAAGCACTTGTCGTACCAGATGGCGGCGCGGCGGTTGCTGTTGCAGTGGCCGTTGATGTCGAGCACGGCGCTCCGGAGGTACGTAGCGCAGTCGTCGGGAGCTGAGTCGCCGCGGCAGAGGCCCCGGACGAAGGCGCGGTCAGTTCCCTCGCCACGGGACAGGGACGCGAACCCCGTGGGCCCGGCCGCGGACGGGAGCGCGTCCAGGAGCGCGAACACGTTGGACTGGAACGTGCTGTTGATGGAGGACGGCGGTGGCGAGGGTGACGgcgaaggcggcggcgaggggcagtCGAGCGACGTGAACGCGTTCGTGGTGTCCGTGGAGGTTGCAATGGTGGAGAGGCTCGCCACCACCgcggcgaggaggacgaggagacGGCCGCGGCGGGACTGAGAGGACGGCATGGCTGGTGTTCCGAAGGAGGTAGCTACAAATGAAGAATGGTTATCGTCGTGGAATGAATCGACCTCACTCGGATGATTGGTGTGTGATTGTACTGTGAGAGCCACCGGTGGATTCCGGACCCGCCCAAGCGTTGACTTGGAAAAGACTTGCTGCTGTTCTTCCATCAATATGCAGTGTCCTCGTACATAAGGCAGATGGCACACTCGGATAGCAAGAAGCTGAAAATATCCGTCTTGGCTTTCTCTAGCTGGCATTTATAGCTCTATCGCATCCGGTACATAAggtgatgatggtaatggttgACGTGAAAAGTTACCACGCTAATGCACTGAGCACCTTGTATACAATATTCGACGAGCAGTACTCAGGATACTTTGGTCGTAATACTGTATCGTCGGACCTTCGTTGTCACCCACGCTTAGAAGAGACCCCGTCGGAGCACAGATGGCTGGCGGCTTGTCCTTGATCATTGGAATCAAGAACAGATAGCAATAtagattagaaaagagaatTGGACTACAAAAACTAGGCAAAAAACAAAAGGTAAGTAGATtgatttgatcgattggttgatatCCTCGatcggccatgaccctctcatatttaaagggtagCAGGTCTTATCCGTAAGAGAAAAGACTCCCAATTCAAATCGTACAAGACTTGCAGATATAATTCAACTATACCTACCTAAtttccaaactttctataacaaacatatatttcctatttgaacacgtaaaactctcatatatctacccgaataCGCTTTAATGTAGTTCGGCTTTCTTTAGATTCAACCAACTCTTCCATCCTCCGGAGACCAATTGCAGGAACAAACCATGATCACTGATTGTCTGGTCATTGGTCATAACTACTGATCGTGTTCACTGGTTTCAAACCACTGTTCACTTGTCGGAGGTTACTGTTTATCTGGTCGTGATTACTGTTCACTAGTCGGAATACTGTTTACCAGTCAACCAGGAAACTTCCAGAACCGAAATTCTTCACAACATGCCAATTTCGGTCATCAACAGATGCCCCctattttttggtaaagcttgtgTGCCAAAAAACATATCTTCTCAACTTCTACATTTCTTAGAGTAATGATCAAGACATCGACCATGAATACCTTAGGACGATGGTAGCTAATATATCGGTCTTATGTCTTTGCTTATTGATTCACTACATCATTTAACCGAAACTCCGAAGGTAACATAAAAATCGTATTAATGTACATACCTTGGGTTGGTGAAGCATCATTAGTATGCACCGGTGACTCTCCATAATCAAgtaattcttcatcttccttgtcacCTTGCATAGGCGCCAGCGTTGTTGTTGATAAAGGGGCTGTGGTAGGAGCTGTTATAACATCTAGCTTTGGTCTCCATATTCTTCACGAGTTGTATTGGCTTAATCTCATTGAAAGTAGCATCCCGTAACTTTTCAACTTGTTGCTCCACCAATTCTTTCATACGTAACCGCTGCAATCTTTGTTTCTTTGTGCGAGATAAGCCTGAGGGACACCACCTCGGCTGCAAGTACTTAGAAAGCGGTTTGCTACTATTTGCTTCATGATCATTAGGCTTCGAATCAACTTGGACATTAGTAGGCATTTGTTTAGACTTGATcgatttatcataaaaaacaaTCGGTCCTTTGTCAAGTTCTTCGGCCAATATTTTTATTGATCCAATCTCAATAATATCAGCAGTAGCAGTACTTGCCTTATCAATATTAGAATCTGAATTTTTAATGAAAACACTACCCTCCTTAGCCCGGTATACTTTTTTCAGAACTTTAACATATTGAACATCATTAGACCGATTTGTATTCTTTGATCGGTCATGAGGAGGACATGAAATTCTATTAAATACCGGCCTCCGTGGTGCTGTCCACATCAAATAAAAAGGATTAAATTGCATAGGAGGGGGTGGCATCCACATACTGTTATAGCCCCAAGTTGGGCAAGGAGGaaaaggcattggaggaggcaTCCATGACCATGGCGCCATACCGAGTGGCGGGTAGATGTTAGTAGCATTATTCTCCcttggttgatgatgatggcTCACCCCTTGCCTTGGAGGTGATATTGATCGCTTAACTCCACTTGGCTGATTCACATGAGTTTGAACGGCTTTGTCTTTCTCATATTTACACAAGAGTTTCTTGAAAGTGGGTTTGAATTTCTTAACCTTGTCGTATTTCTTCGCTTTATTGAGTTTCCACTTGCCAACCTCCGAATTCTTTGGCTTGATCATCCTTGGTTTAGCATTAACATGCCCCCCGGCAGTTGAAGTGTTCTCCGCAGTCTTGATTGATTTCTTGCCTTCGGGAGTCTTCTCAAATAACACCTCTTTCAACAAGTttttgtccccccccccccccccaaaaaggTTTCGGCCTTTCTTCACCAACGATTACATTTTTGCCTTTAGTCGATTCGGCTTGAGTTGGCCGAATTAATATGCTCTTATCTTGGAGATCAACTACATTAACCGGGAACAGTTGAAGGTCCACTTGCATCTCCGCAAACTTTaatcgtccttcattaatgACCGATTAAATCTGATGATGGAAAATATTGCAATTgttagtagcatgagaatatgaattatgtCATTTGCAAAAGCTCACCTCTTTAACTCATCTAATGGTGAAATTACATGACCATGAGGCAGCTTAATCTGTTTTTCTTGCAGCAAGTAATCAAATATTCTATCacactttgctacatcaaaagtaaatttaatctCTTCTTGCCGATTCTTCGGAGGCATCGGCTTCAGAGAAGGACAAATGAATGGTTTAAacttagaagaccaagcccaTTCGGCCACACATACATCAACGTCACCATCATCCGAattttcatattcatattcaagCATGTGCACATTAGGACGATCTTCTCTCACTCTATCATTCGACCTATGAAAATTCATAGACTCTTTAGTCCTGCTTTCTTAAGCTAGAGCTTTTTTAATACTTGGTAAACATCCAAGAAATCATGATTCTCTAGCTTTTCTACCCTTATGTTCTATCCTAAAGTGTTCCTTTAAAATACTAGCCATTTTCTCTCTAATACTTTCGTGCCCCATAGGTTGCTTGGCCGGGAGCCAAGTAGGAATCACATTAGTTTGTTGTTGCTGCCCAAAAGAATGTGGTGGTGTATCATGAGAATGCGGCACAACGGGCTACGTATATGGAGTATTTTGTGAAGGCACATTAAAACAAGTCTCCGACAATGGACCATAAGGGATGCCGGAGCCTTGTGGAGGTATAGGAGGCGCACTATATGCAACGGTATTATATGAAGCTATTGGCATGTTTGTTGAATTTCATTAACTTGTCTATTGTTATTAGTTACATATGGAACCTAGTTAATTATACTAGATGTAGTATTTGACAATGGAAAAACGAATGGTGTGACCTCCGGTTTAGTGGCATCTAGTGAAGTAGACGGTGGTGTCACAACATTGGCGGAACCTACAACATTAGTTCAGCTATAAATTTGTTCCATTGGTATACTTTGTTGTGTAGATATAGGTGGCATAAAATTTACCAATGAATCAAAAAGACCTTGGTGAATTCTACCATCATTATTACAAGTTGAAGCACTAGTATCCTTAATATTTTGCATCTCAAGAACCACTGACTCTAAATGGCTACTGAGTGATTGATTAAAATCATTAACTAATGCATCAAACTTGTTACTCATAACAACACCTACTTCCTGATTAATCATCAAAGCAACTTTCTCTTCAGAAGGAGATGCGTTACTCACAATGGAAATTACCTTGGGCTTGGTATAGATAGGCGTGAAATCCCCTCCCTTCCGCATGATGCACTGCCTCGTCTTTTGGTAGCGCGAAGCGAACGCCCTATCGAACTCCATCTTACGCatttcatattcttgttgtGCCTCCTCATCTAGTGGCAAGCACAATGACGTTGTCGGGGTCGACTTCGGATCCATTCATCATGGCTAAAGTTTTAAAATTCGGCTAAAAGGTAGCCGAAAGTTTCTTTCCTAGCGGAGTcgccaaaaagtgtgttgacgcGAAAAGTTGCCACGCCAACACACTGAGCACCTTGTGTGTAATATCCGGCGAGCAGCACTCAGGATACCCCGGTCGTGGCACTACGTCGTCGGACCTTTGTCACCCACACTAGGGAGGGACCCCATCGGAACGCAGATGGCCAGCtgcttgtccttggtcgttgGAATTAAGAATAGGTAGCAATATAGATTGGAAAAGAGAATGGGACTACAGAAACTGGCAAAAAACAGAAGGTAAAGTAGATTGattttgatcgattggttgatgtTCTCAATCGACCATAAcactctcatatttaaagggtagcaagtcttagccgtaagagatcaggactcataattcaaatcgaacaagacttacagatataatTCGACTATACCTACCTGAtttccaaactttctataacaaacatatatttcctatttgaatACGTAAAACTCACATATATCTAATCGAATACACTTTAATGTAGTTCGGCCTTCTTTAGATTCGATCAACTCTTACATCCATCCGGAGACCAACTGCAGAAACAAACTATGATCACTGGTCGTCTGGTCATTGGTCCTGACCACCGATTATGTTCACTTGTGCGGAGGCTACTGTTCACTAGtggaggtactgttcatctgatcTCTATTACTATTTACGAGTCAGAATAATGTTCACAGCAAACAGAAAAATTTGTGGAACCGAATTTCTTTATAACGTGCCAATTTCGATCATCAACAGTAAATCAACTGTGGATGGGTCCGGCAAAAGGAAAAGCAAAATTACACCAAGATATCCCACTGTGCCAAAAGAAATGTCATGGAATGCGAAGAACCGTCAGGGAAATTATTTCTGTCGACGTACGGTCGTGCTACTACCACCAGGGATAGATCGACACGAAAGTAAAAACTGCCTGATGGCTTGGTCGCGCTAGAAATAATATTCACGACAGCTGTTGCTCGCAgtgagagaaggaagagaagacGTGACACGTATCGAGAAGGATATTTTTGTAAAATAAgttcttataaaatttattttttaatactgaGGCCTATTTTAACAATATCAATCAATACTTATATTAAAGCGTCCATAATAGGTGCGTCCTGACCTTGATGTCAACTTCCGCCCCATGTGAGCTCAGAGAAATCCAATCTCTTCCTTAGCAGACTCCAAACGTCGGTCCAAAGATTCTCACTACCTCTTTCTTCCATATTTCTCTCGGGTTCTCACTCTGTTTGCCTTCGACAACAAACATAAGTATTGTGTTGTTATTTAACTATCTCTATGTATAACTTTTTATCTGTATCTCCATTTACACTGTAGTATGAACGGGTACAGCTTAGCAAGCCAATCTTCCTAGTGGCTACAATTGCGCCCGCAATTGGGGTAGGGTACAAAAGCTACCCATGCGAGATAGCTGTAAAAAAATAACGAACTACAACTTAGCACTAGCAGCAGCTATAGCGCTTGCTAGACTTTTATTGTACTTGTAAGACCACTATAGCACATGCTATTTAGTTATAGCTGCTGTAAGCGTAAATTTTCATTAAAgtctaaattttaaaatttatataaactttttttatataaattttatataattttttgttgCCTTACTATCTTATTGTATGTGCGAGTTATGCTCTAAATTTTAAGTTTTAATTGACTAGACTATTTTTCATGATTTCTATAATGGGAGAAAGTCCTTATATAAACACTATTATACAAAGTTTTTGATGTTGTCCAAATACCGCTACTGAAACTTAGCGTACGTTATCTACTGCCCATTATGCTGATGCAAATCCGCTATCTACTATTTATTACCCTGGCAATAGGGAAATCTACCGTCATCAGGGTTTTGTGGCCATCAAGGATATATTTCATGTTGGATTGCAACCCCAGTTAATTTTATTCCGTGTCGATATAGTGCCCATCAAAAATAAGAACTAATTATCCTAACTATTACAGTCCAGCAAGAAAAATGTCTAATTACTCCGTCGATAATGAATGCGTCAGAAAATTTAGGATTATTCTTGACGATAAGTACTACCACTAGGAAGACATTTAGGGCCCCGTTTGGTTGCCCGTATGACTTAGCTTGTCTCATATCTAGTGAGTCAGGCTGAGTGTAGTTAGATTGGGGAGATACAATAGAGTCTGTTTAGTTAGCTGTATGGGCTCAGTCTAGTTGAGAAGAGATTATATTTGGGTGCCCATACGAGTATATGTTGCATAAGATTCAAATAAAttaaaacatgcacaaattgaTTCTGCaccatttggatgaatttgtgcatgcttaaatttgttttaattcaaaCTGAATTCATGCttaaatttgttttaattcaaaCTGAATTATTAAGAGAATATtaaatgaaatgataaaaatgtatataaatgaagcattacttagggttgtaaatatttttataaattagtacatcacaggataagaatatcagtaatttttttcctaatttttgggaatttatttgaggcataaaaaattgctagaagttatagaagtaggtttttttagaattttaattaaatattggcttagtaattttgatcaaaataattaaaatggTTGCTAGTAAActctattttatttataaaaatgttataATTTTTAGATCATTCTTATAATTCTAGATAAAATCATAAAATCgagaattaaattaaaaaacacTAACACTTACACGAGCTGCATCCAATCGTCCTGACACGCGAGAAACAGAGCTAGTTTGCGTTTCCAACGGACCTAGCTAGCTCAAAGCGGTACGGCTGCATCCACTCTACCTGCCCTAGCGGTCGATCAGCAACCAAATAGCCCGACTTGCATTCACCCGGTCTGACCGAGCGCTGGAGCAGGCAACCAAACGGGCCCTTATCGATCCCAGCATTAATCGATCTCACATGGAGGAGTGGTGTGTGATGATGTACAGTGAGGCCGGTGGATGCATGCCCTGCCCCAGCTAGCGTAGACTTGGCAAAGACTTGACTTCGATGTTCTTCCATCAATGCAGTGTGCTCGTACATAAGTTGGCAAATGGAGAAGATCCCCTAACAGAAGCGAAAAATGTCTGTCCTGGCTTTCTCTGGCTGGGTTCTTTCATTCCATCTGTTGATCATGTAATTCGACGATCAattagttgaaaaaaaaaaaagaaaaggcgcTTTGTGTGTATCAGTTTGAAGTACTTTGCATTAAGTGGTAGCTCGGTACAGCACAATGGGGTGGTAACACAAGATTCGTTCATCGCACCGTCATGGCCCTTCTCTCTATTCTTCACGCCCCAAAAAGTACACAGTTAtatccccaaccatattcctttcatttcgttcccttcccgattcccttccccgttctcattccctttattttctctcatctccaacagcttcccttcgaggggaatcacgaagggaacggagagagaatcccgtcctgaagggaatgaccctgggaattccgtcgtgaagggaaccgtgaagggaatccgttgggagcgctgaagggaacgggaatcccttcacgacgggaatctgccCGTGAAGGGATTCCCTTGGGCATGGTCTGCAACTTTATTGGAGCCCTTCTTTCACACAGCGGCCGTGTCTTCTACTCTTTGCTCTGGTCCGGCACCACAATTTCCTGTTGTTCTTAGTCCTAAGAACTAGGGTAGTTCAGATCAAGAAATCGTTTCTAAGCCCAGGAAATACTTTTGGTGTTGTCTTCGAAAAGAAATTTTGTAAGACCTTTTACAGAGAAAGACTCGAAAAAGATCCTATTTTATACCGTTATTTCTCAATCCAATGGCCTGATGCAGCATAgatgagaggagatgaggacaCGTGTCATGCATAGGAGGGGGTCTATCTATGATCCAGGTATCGTAGAATTTCCTTCTGTTGTCCTCGGTCCTAAGAAGATGTGTGCTTGtgtatgtataacaatttgCAGCATTTTCAGTTATGCGTGGTATGGCAGTAGAACACAATCAATATTACAAAACTCTCATCACTACTGGCTGGTAAACCCTCTTTATTGTTGATTTTCTAGCCAGCAGTGATTAGTTGGTAGTGACAGCCCTAACTATCATTGTCGGCTTCTAAACAGGCAGTGATAcaccttatcactgtcggctagtggcttaaaccgatagtgatactttaggaatcactgccggttggtagTTGTAGCTAGCAGTAATCCTTAGGGAATCACTGTCTATTTGGAATTTTACCTGGCAATGTTTTGCCTGTTCTCTCTtctatctcctctctctcctagctcctctccctcctctctctctcctctctctcctctctttgtCTCTCCCTCTCCGTGCTATCTCtatctcatctctctctccctcctctctcggAACTAAAGCAACAAGAATCATGTCAATCAGATCTTTATATAAAGAGTTATGACCCTTGCAACCAGACAATAATAGATTGTGATGAAAATTGATTAAACTCTAATTCATGATTATACAAGAATTACGAAAAATTAACCAATCAAATGTTTCAAAATCTTACACAGATGATCTGAAATAATTTTGGATGAATCAAACCAATACAAATTACATCAACTCGAAAGATCCACTAAAAATACGAAACCTAAAGACAAGAATATGAACGAGAAGAAAACCCGAATCACCAACTCATCcacttaaaaaaaaacctaaagaCAAGAATATGAATGAGAAGAAAGCCCAAATcaccaactcatcaacttacagaACTTGGTTAGGGATGGCAATAGGCACTACTTGAAAACATAGCTTTTGCAACACATTCCTGTAAcacattaaaaaatatgttacaaAAGAATATTACAGCAACATATCAAACGTGTTACAAAGGTAGGCTATAACACATGCATCATGAGATTCAAAAAAGGTGTTGCAATGAATGTGGTACAGGAACACATAGAAAAAGTGTTAAAAAACAAGCgctataggaacacataatatgcaggAAAGCTATAGAAAAGGTATTACAAAAAGAAGCgctataggaacacataatatgcaCGAAAGCTATATAAAAAGGTGTTACCAAATAAGCGTtataggaacacataatatgcaggaaagctataaaaaaggtgttacaaaaagaagcgctataggaacacataatatgcagAAAAGCTATAGAAAATGTGTTAAAAAAAAGCgctataggaacacataatatgTAGGGAAGCTGTATAAAAGGTGTTAAAAAAGAATCgctataggaacacataatatgcagAAAAGctatatgaaaaaatagaaaaaattattaatgATAAGACATAATAGTGCAGTGGTAGTACACTTTGCTTGCTAGGGAGGCATTCTGGATCGATTCTCACAAGTTGCTTTTTTCCCTCAAAAATGCATGCTACATGAAAAATGTGTTACTACTGTCTATAGTAACATATATCATATGTGTTACTATAGTTTAGTTGTAACACCTTTTATTACATATAGAAATGACTATTTTGTGCGACAATAGACTCTACTGTAGTAACATAGGCAACAAGGACACATATCAAATATGTTACTACAAACCTCTGTAACACATTTATTGATATATAGTAACACATATGTGTGTTACTACATCCCTGTCTTGACGTAGTGAGGTCGGGTTGGAGCCGGGTGGAGCAAAACCATGCCCAACATGAAACCCATGAGACTTAAACTGACATGAACCTAAAATGCCAAATGGCAATAAAAATGAAACCGGAACCCGCACCTGCCGGGCGCCCATCGTGTTTGGGTGCCCGCCGGGTGCAGTTCAGTGACATGGCTACCGTAGGAGCAGCAGCGTAGCTGTGCAGGTCTCGCCACTGGCCACCCTCATCGCCAGAGCAGCAGCACAGATCCACCATGTAGGTCCCGCTACCCTCACTGCAGGTGAgccaggagcagcagcagcagcacatcGTCCGATGTGCAGATTGGGGCGGACGAGCGAGGTCAAAGGGGCgggcgacgccgacgccgacgcgtAGACCAGGGACTGCGTGCAGATCAGGGTGAGGCCAGAGGGGCGAGCGGCGCTGACTTCCCAACATGCAGATCAGGGTGGACGAGCAATGGGGCAGGGCCAAAGGGACGGGCAGCACCAACACGTGGATTGGGATGATGCGGTGGCCAGGCGGCATGGGCGCATGGTGGCAATAGTGGGGTATGGATGCGGCTCATGGCTTAGCCACCGGAGCATGGTGACAGTGCAGGCTGCATGTGCATGGATGAATGGGCCAGTGGGCTGATGGCAAGCAAGGAAGCAACAGAGTTGGGGGCAAGCTGAGCTATAGGCGTGTGAAGGAACTGAGGCTGGGACGTTGGGCTGATTTTTGCGCTTTCTAATGGGCACATGCAGTCTAAAATGGAAACACGAGCCTGACCCGACTCAGTTCGGGTACCCAACCTGACAGATCTATGGGCGGAAAATAAAATCTGAACCCAGACCTGTTAGGTGCAGAACCCGTGGGTACCCAAACCCACGGAtccaattgccatccctaaACATGGTCTCATTGCATAAATAAGTTTACAAGATGATCCCCACAACATTCCTACATAGATAGAGGTGGAAAATGGATAGCAGATATCCGTATTATCCGatattcatattcaatcaaACGTAAATGTGGTAAGAAAAATCAGTATCTGATTGACAGACATATACGAACATGAATATTTCCGAATTCACTTCCTTGATATGAATATGGATACATCCAAAACCGTTTTCACGGAAATGGATATAGATATGTCCGTATCCAAATATGCAGAAATACTTCtatgaaatataaatatgaaacataaacttttattcttttttattctcttaCTTAATTCTTTCGATCTtatctattattttattatttggtaTTGTACCACATATACTGGAGCGATAAATCTGACCATTTTATCACCCATCCAATGGTCCAAAATCATATAAAGTCATGGTATTGTATTAAAAGTGGCTCTTTGCCTTAAGGTAGATGATCGATTCACTAACAATGAACTTCCTTACAATGAATTTCCAT
This genomic window from Phragmites australis chromosome 7, lpPhrAust1.1, whole genome shotgun sequence contains:
- the LOC133924088 gene encoding cysteine-rich receptor-like protein kinase 15; this translates as MEEQQQVFSKSTLGRVRNPPVALTVQSHTNHPSEVDSFHDDNHSSFVATSFGTPAMPSSQSRRGRLLVLLAAVVASLSTIATSTDTTNAFTSLDCPSPPPSPSPSPPPSSINSTFQSNVFALLDALPSAAGPTGFASLSRGEGTDRAFVRGLCRGDSAPDDCATYLRSAVLDINGHCNSNRRAAIWYDKCFLSYADTNESTAYEEGFRNEFYNYRNVSDKDAFERTYYALMRRLSARAVNGTPESASVAPMFATGEAVYDRRAPNGTMYGLVQCMRDRTAAECDRCLRDSVQQLPSCCYGHQGGVVLGYNCYLRVEIYTYYNLALNAPPAPPPLAPSPSSFIGERRGKKQTDVALAIALPVGTVLVVTFLAVIFLFKRTRQASREKTPPDSSSKEEDLSYVDPEQLNLPALRAATNNFSEENKLGEGGFGEVFKGTLQDGKEIAVKRLSKHSSQGFHELKNELVLAAKLEHRNLERLLGVCLREEKLLVYEYMPNRSLDTYLFDPVKRQILDWSKRLAIICGIARGLLYLHEESRLKIIHRDLKPSNVLLDADMNPKISDFGLARAFGGDQSRDITRRPVGTLYGASGGRDPPPTSLTHRWPGSTLKARSSTASTSGCCASRRTRRTGRTPLQWCSCSAARPPRPMTGEPPPGLPSSSAPASALPRITQRSVLGHPTEC